Proteins encoded in a region of the Corallococcus caeni genome:
- a CDS encoding aminoacyl-tRNA deacylase, translated as MIPKAIQSYLRRHRVPFERYAHARAVSAMELADVLNVPGWRVAKSVIVLADRQPWIVVVPAMTTVDLRQIRHTLGVRTARLAAESEFVDHFPDCEPGAEPPFGELYGLPVAMDESLSVNERLLFRAGSHEEALEMRFQDFARLEWPLVASFIQPVSREKEEKAEYGRPMEDSGASA; from the coding sequence GCCACCGTGTTCCCTTCGAGCGATACGCCCACGCGCGGGCGGTGAGCGCGATGGAGCTCGCGGACGTCCTCAACGTGCCTGGCTGGCGCGTGGCCAAGTCCGTCATCGTGCTGGCGGACCGGCAGCCCTGGATCGTCGTCGTGCCCGCGATGACGACCGTGGACCTGCGGCAGATCCGCCACACGCTGGGCGTCCGCACCGCGCGGCTCGCCGCCGAGTCCGAGTTCGTCGACCACTTCCCTGACTGCGAGCCGGGCGCCGAGCCTCCCTTCGGCGAGCTGTACGGACTGCCCGTCGCGATGGACGAGTCCCTGAGCGTCAACGAGCGCCTGCTGTTCCGCGCCGGCTCTCATGAGGAGGCCCTGGAGATGCGCTTCCAGGACTTCGCGCGCCTGGAGTGGCCGCTGGTCGCGTCCTTCATCCAGCCGGTCTCGCGAGAGAAGGAAGAGAAGGCGGAGTACGGAAGGCCGATGGAGGACTCCGGCGCGTCGGCCTGA
- a CDS encoding O-antigen ligase family protein → MAPGPHRVSRYTVFAEVALAALVVLGPVALGGAAHWVSWPLGALSGAAAVLAFVGARRQGETPRVPLLAAPLVGGVVLCALQLVPLPPGLLAWVSPEAAALREDVLVPLGLTGWRPVSLEPSATWRELEKHLAYLLTFVAAVQVCRARASRQRLLAVLAFTGAAVAAVGLGHALFRVDTLFGLRAYVHARPPLVTPFGNPNHLAGFLGLCATVAVGLALSKQPRSRAWPFAMAALVSGAGVLLSLSRAGIVFFVFGQVLLAAWLMKQRREARTPARPAWGRGAAVLLGLLATLSVGAYLAADQLWAEARTVDGVESLRRGKLEPWPMMARAARAFPVLGMGRGAFEAAFPRYQTEPNPNTFTHPENAVLQVAAEWGVPGLLLLALGLWAFVRRVRREDHGPVELAVLSGVAALALHNLFDFSLELPACAVAVAVVLGAVARPREAERMAMRRTRTGALPVVPALALAAGLTVVMLVALVPGRRRMADAEALLAERVSARAPGAEVRALGLQLIDVHPADYLLYRLMAMASVSNGAAGAKDALAFVNHTLYLRPLDAPAHRVAARALLHLGRREQAFLEYRLAHEAGDMRVLISEAMPQARTVEELKTLTPEAPGQVMELAEALVAEPSRRALGLAWLAWAREHFEGRPEATALWMQEARGQLAQRDLPAAEAACVEVERRAPDALATHLLRADVWRARGRHAEALQSLEALAKRFPHDVELAFTLSTRQQEAGLTRRSRDTLAAVAPYLTDLRQRARLLSLEADSFEREGLLARALEQRRSVVGLLPGPESHFAVARLQELLSRYDAAARSVHEGLRLMPLKDARRSEGEAWAARLEARERALQDAHKGALLEDAKARELDLSGPDAVSDAPSP, encoded by the coding sequence ATGGCTCCTGGTCCCCACCGCGTCTCCCGGTACACCGTCTTCGCGGAAGTGGCCCTCGCGGCGCTGGTGGTGCTGGGGCCGGTGGCGCTCGGCGGCGCGGCGCATTGGGTGTCGTGGCCGCTGGGCGCGCTGTCCGGGGCCGCGGCGGTGCTGGCCTTCGTGGGCGCGAGGCGGCAGGGGGAGACTCCGCGCGTGCCGCTCCTGGCCGCGCCGCTGGTGGGCGGCGTGGTGCTGTGCGCGCTGCAGCTCGTGCCACTGCCACCCGGGTTGCTCGCCTGGGTGAGCCCGGAGGCCGCGGCGCTGCGCGAGGACGTGCTCGTGCCGCTGGGGCTCACGGGCTGGCGGCCGGTGTCGCTGGAGCCCTCCGCCACGTGGCGTGAGCTGGAGAAGCACCTGGCCTACCTGCTCACGTTCGTCGCGGCCGTGCAGGTGTGCCGGGCGCGGGCGTCACGGCAGCGGCTGCTCGCGGTGCTGGCGTTCACGGGCGCGGCGGTGGCGGCGGTGGGGCTGGGACACGCGCTGTTCCGCGTGGACACGCTCTTCGGGCTGCGCGCGTACGTGCATGCGCGGCCGCCGCTGGTGACGCCGTTCGGGAACCCCAACCACCTCGCGGGCTTCCTGGGTTTGTGCGCGACGGTGGCGGTGGGGCTCGCGCTGTCGAAGCAGCCGCGTTCACGCGCGTGGCCCTTCGCGATGGCGGCGCTCGTCTCCGGCGCCGGCGTGCTGCTGTCGCTGTCGCGCGCGGGCATCGTGTTCTTCGTCTTCGGGCAGGTGCTGCTCGCCGCGTGGTTGATGAAGCAGCGGCGCGAGGCGCGCACTCCCGCGAGGCCCGCGTGGGGCCGGGGCGCGGCGGTGCTGCTGGGGCTCTTGGCCACGCTGTCCGTGGGCGCGTACCTGGCGGCGGATCAGCTGTGGGCGGAGGCGCGCACCGTGGACGGCGTGGAGTCCCTGCGCCGGGGCAAGCTGGAGCCCTGGCCGATGATGGCCCGCGCGGCCCGCGCCTTCCCGGTGCTGGGCATGGGGCGCGGCGCGTTCGAGGCCGCCTTCCCGCGCTACCAGACCGAGCCCAACCCCAACACCTTCACGCACCCGGAGAACGCGGTGTTGCAGGTGGCGGCGGAGTGGGGCGTGCCCGGCTTGCTGCTGCTGGCACTGGGCCTCTGGGCCTTCGTGCGGCGCGTGCGGCGCGAGGACCACGGGCCGGTGGAGCTGGCGGTGCTGTCCGGCGTGGCGGCGCTGGCGCTGCACAACCTCTTCGACTTCAGCCTGGAGCTGCCCGCGTGCGCGGTCGCGGTCGCGGTGGTGCTGGGCGCGGTGGCCCGGCCCCGCGAGGCGGAGCGCATGGCCATGCGGCGCACGAGGACAGGGGCCCTGCCCGTCGTCCCCGCGCTGGCGCTGGCGGCGGGGCTCACCGTCGTGATGCTCGTCGCGCTGGTGCCGGGGCGCCGGAGGATGGCGGACGCGGAGGCCCTGCTGGCGGAGCGCGTGTCGGCCCGGGCGCCGGGCGCGGAGGTGCGAGCGCTGGGACTCCAGCTCATCGACGTGCACCCGGCGGACTACCTGCTGTACCGGCTGATGGCGATGGCCTCCGTGTCGAACGGCGCGGCGGGCGCGAAGGACGCGCTGGCCTTCGTCAATCACACGCTGTACCTGCGCCCCCTGGATGCGCCCGCGCACCGCGTGGCCGCGCGAGCCCTGCTGCACCTGGGCCGGCGCGAGCAGGCCTTCCTGGAGTATCGGCTCGCGCACGAGGCCGGGGACATGCGCGTTCTGATCAGCGAGGCCATGCCCCAGGCCCGCACGGTCGAGGAGCTGAAGACCCTCACGCCCGAAGCGCCCGGACAGGTGATGGAGCTGGCGGAGGCCTTGGTCGCCGAGCCCTCGCGTCGCGCGCTGGGACTCGCGTGGCTGGCCTGGGCGCGCGAGCACTTCGAAGGCCGGCCCGAAGCCACCGCGCTGTGGATGCAGGAAGCGCGCGGGCAGCTGGCACAGCGGGACCTTCCCGCGGCGGAGGCGGCCTGCGTGGAGGTGGAACGGCGCGCTCCGGACGCGCTGGCCACGCACCTGCTGCGCGCGGATGTATGGCGTGCGCGGGGCAGGCACGCGGAGGCACTCCAGTCGCTGGAGGCGCTCGCGAAGCGCTTCCCCCATGACGTGGAGCTGGCCTTCACGCTGTCCACGCGGCAGCAGGAGGCCGGGCTCACGCGAAGGTCCCGGGACACGCTGGCCGCGGTGGCGCCGTACCTGACCGACCTGCGTCAGCGCGCGCGCCTGCTGTCGCTGGAGGCGGACAGCTTTGAACGGGAAGGTCTGCTGGCCCGCGCGCTGGAGCAGCGCCGCTCGGTCGTGGGGCTACTGCCCGGCCCGGAGAGCCACTTCGCGGTGGCGCGGTTGCAGGAGCTGCTGTCGCGCTACGACGCGGCGGCGCGCTCGGTGCACGAGGGCTTGCGGCTCATGCCGCTGAAGGACGCACGGCGCTCCGAAGGCGAGGCCTGGGCGGCGCGGCTGGAGGCCCGCGAGCGTGCGCTCCAGGACGCACACAAGGGGGCGCTGCTGGAGGACGCGAAGGCGCGGGAGCTGGACCTGTCCGGCCCGGACGCGGTCAGCGACGCTCCCTCGCCCTGA
- a CDS encoding acyltransferase family protein: MKQQSGGSLDALTGLRFLAALHVVLFHFGTPCLKGVAPEWMVQVVASGYASVGVFFLLSGFVLAYNYVDTAGGMQTPPRAFWSARVARVYPVFLLMFLLSAVSTAQGSLAANSLPVAAAKLGTAGLTTLMLLQSWVPKLALYWNPPSWSVSVEAFFYAVFPALAGRLERFRGARMAAALAGVWMLGLLPPVLYLVLRPDGPGTLDAAFGGMWLAVVKFNPLVRLPEFLMGVLLGLVFVRERAAATPRRSGAVMALAGAALLLLGFSQGASIPYPLMHNALLAPASALLVYGLARGGGALGQVLARPWLVHLGGASYALYLLQYPVSELVHWMEKHVDLSSPTRFLAVLLVLLVPASVAVHRWVETPWRSRVKRGLQPWVDGAPARPAPAPVVPGA; the protein is encoded by the coding sequence ATGAAGCAGCAGTCCGGAGGTTCGCTGGATGCACTGACGGGGCTGCGCTTCCTGGCGGCCCTGCACGTCGTGTTGTTCCACTTCGGCACCCCGTGCCTCAAGGGTGTGGCGCCGGAGTGGATGGTGCAGGTGGTGGCCTCCGGCTATGCGTCCGTGGGGGTCTTCTTCCTCCTGTCCGGCTTCGTGCTCGCGTACAACTACGTGGACACGGCCGGCGGGATGCAGACCCCGCCCCGGGCGTTCTGGAGCGCGCGCGTGGCGCGCGTGTACCCGGTGTTCCTCCTGATGTTCCTGCTGTCGGCGGTGTCCACGGCGCAGGGCTCGCTGGCGGCGAACTCGCTGCCCGTGGCGGCGGCGAAGCTGGGCACGGCGGGGCTCACCACGCTGATGTTGCTCCAGTCGTGGGTGCCGAAGCTGGCGCTGTACTGGAACCCGCCGTCCTGGTCCGTGTCGGTGGAGGCGTTCTTCTACGCCGTGTTCCCCGCGCTGGCCGGCCGGCTGGAGCGCTTCCGCGGCGCGCGCATGGCGGCGGCCCTGGCGGGCGTGTGGATGTTGGGGCTCCTGCCGCCGGTGCTCTACCTGGTGCTGCGGCCGGACGGGCCGGGCACGCTGGACGCGGCGTTCGGTGGCATGTGGCTGGCGGTGGTGAAGTTCAACCCGCTGGTGCGCCTGCCGGAGTTCCTCATGGGCGTGCTGCTGGGGCTCGTCTTCGTGCGGGAGCGGGCGGCGGCGACGCCCCGGCGCTCCGGCGCGGTGATGGCGCTGGCGGGCGCGGCGCTGCTGTTGCTGGGCTTCTCGCAGGGCGCGTCCATTCCGTATCCGCTGATGCACAACGCGCTGCTGGCGCCCGCGTCAGCGCTGCTGGTGTACGGGCTGGCGCGCGGCGGCGGCGCGCTGGGGCAGGTGCTGGCGCGGCCGTGGCTGGTGCACCTGGGCGGGGCCAGCTACGCGCTGTACCTGCTCCAGTACCCCGTCAGCGAACTGGTGCACTGGATGGAGAAGCACGTGGACCTGTCGTCGCCCACGCGCTTCCTGGCGGTGCTGCTGGTGTTGCTGGTGCCCGCGTCGGTGGCGGTGCACCGGTGGGTGGAGACGCCGTGGCGCTCGCGGGTGAAGCGCGGGCTCCAGCCGTGGGTGGATGGTGCTCCCGCGCGGCCGGCTCCGGCTCCCGTGGTGCCGGGCGCGTAG
- a CDS encoding UDP-glucose dehydrogenase family protein: MRIAIIGSGYVGLVAGTCFADSGNDVACVDIDERKIRMLQDGQVPIYEPGLEELIRKNVKEKRLTFTTNLAEGVANAQAVFIAVGTPEGESGEADLQYVLAAAQAVGRAMKQYTVVVDKSTVPVGTADKVREAIAKVTDVEFDVVSNPEFLKEGAALDDFFKPDRVVIGADTERARTIMGELYAPFVRTENPILFMDTRSAELTKYAANAMLATRISFMNDISALCEKVGADVDFVRKGLGADKRIGYPFLFPGVGYGGSCFPKDVKALVTTAREYGLELDLLRAVERTNERQKKLLVNKAVKHYGSLEGKKFGVWGLAFKPKTDDMREAPSIEVIEGLIGKGATVIAHDPVSSHAARRVFGDRIRYAEVPYDALEGVDGLFVVTEWNEFRHPDFDRMKKLMKTPVVFDGRNIFQPARMREQGFTYFGIGRK, from the coding sequence ATGCGCATTGCCATTATCGGATCGGGCTACGTCGGACTCGTCGCGGGCACCTGCTTCGCGGACTCGGGCAACGACGTCGCGTGCGTGGACATCGACGAGCGGAAGATCCGCATGCTCCAGGATGGACAGGTCCCCATCTACGAGCCGGGCCTGGAGGAGCTCATCCGCAAGAACGTGAAGGAGAAGCGCCTCACGTTCACGACGAACCTGGCGGAGGGCGTGGCGAACGCCCAGGCCGTGTTCATTGCCGTAGGCACCCCTGAAGGGGAGAGTGGCGAGGCCGACCTCCAGTACGTGCTCGCGGCGGCGCAGGCGGTGGGCCGCGCGATGAAGCAGTACACGGTGGTGGTGGACAAGAGCACCGTGCCGGTGGGCACCGCGGACAAGGTCCGCGAGGCCATCGCGAAGGTGACGGACGTGGAGTTCGACGTCGTCTCCAACCCGGAGTTCCTGAAGGAAGGCGCCGCGCTGGACGACTTCTTCAAGCCGGACCGCGTCGTCATTGGCGCGGACACGGAGCGCGCGCGGACCATCATGGGGGAGCTCTACGCGCCGTTCGTGCGCACGGAGAACCCCATCCTGTTCATGGACACGCGCTCCGCGGAGCTGACGAAGTACGCGGCCAACGCGATGCTCGCGACGCGCATCTCGTTCATGAACGACATCTCCGCGCTCTGCGAGAAGGTGGGCGCGGACGTGGACTTCGTGCGCAAGGGCCTGGGCGCGGACAAGCGCATCGGCTACCCGTTCCTCTTCCCCGGCGTGGGCTACGGCGGCTCCTGCTTCCCCAAGGACGTGAAGGCGCTCGTCACGACGGCGCGCGAGTACGGCCTGGAGCTGGACCTGCTGCGCGCGGTGGAGCGCACCAACGAGCGGCAGAAGAAGCTGCTCGTGAACAAGGCCGTGAAGCACTACGGGTCGCTGGAGGGCAAGAAGTTCGGCGTCTGGGGCCTGGCGTTCAAGCCGAAGACGGACGACATGCGCGAGGCGCCGTCCATCGAGGTCATCGAGGGCCTCATCGGCAAGGGCGCGACGGTGATTGCGCACGACCCGGTGTCCTCGCACGCGGCCAGGCGCGTCTTCGGGGACCGCATCCGCTACGCGGAGGTGCCGTACGACGCGCTGGAGGGCGTGGACGGCCTGTTCGTGGTGACGGAGTGGAACGAGTTCCGCCACCCGGACTTCGACCGCATGAAGAAGCTGATGAAGACGCCGGTCGTCTTCGACGGCCGCAACATCTTCCAGCCCGCGCGCATGCGTGAGCAGGGCTTCACCTACTTCGGCATCGGCCGCAAGTAA
- a CDS encoding nucleotidyltransferase domain-containing protein, whose product MAPSLLDTFRVLSSFEPPRGKLRGAPWEAYVDWAISQGLAPLAAYNLEYRMGGGEAPEWARDRLMAIYTGSVNDNVMKLVHFKRIVDQLEGRKLLLLGGAAFAEALYPHVGFRPVLDIQVLVRRMDVDGFAGYLSNHEFVPEPDTGNTGAARIVSDGRTPIHLYADVLGANRREQLAGIFERARPMKVYGQSVFRPELEDVLLLTALDQAHHGYDVPWLSFVDLRELITGATWMGGVYSRPLDVPALLSRAEAFGLERALYTSLAIVARLFPEAEAQATAAFPPLRRATRELLDRGVVGPVSTPGRSSALRGVDRLRRLLTGR is encoded by the coding sequence ATGGCGCCCAGCCTCCTCGACACCTTCCGGGTCCTGTCCTCCTTCGAGCCCCCGCGCGGAAAGCTCCGGGGCGCGCCCTGGGAGGCCTACGTCGACTGGGCCATCTCGCAGGGGCTGGCGCCGCTGGCGGCGTACAACCTGGAGTACCGGATGGGCGGGGGCGAGGCGCCGGAGTGGGCCCGCGACCGGCTGATGGCCATCTACACCGGCTCCGTGAACGACAACGTCATGAAGCTGGTCCACTTCAAGCGCATCGTGGATCAGCTGGAGGGCCGCAAGCTGCTCCTCCTGGGCGGCGCGGCGTTCGCGGAGGCGCTCTATCCGCACGTGGGCTTCCGGCCCGTGCTGGACATCCAGGTGCTGGTGCGCCGCATGGACGTGGACGGCTTCGCCGGCTACCTGTCCAACCACGAGTTCGTCCCGGAGCCGGACACGGGGAACACCGGCGCGGCGCGCATCGTGTCCGACGGCCGCACGCCCATCCACCTCTACGCGGACGTGCTGGGCGCGAACCGACGTGAGCAGTTGGCCGGCATCTTCGAGCGCGCCCGACCCATGAAGGTCTACGGGCAGTCCGTCTTCCGCCCGGAGCTGGAGGACGTGCTGCTGCTCACCGCGCTGGACCAGGCCCACCACGGGTATGACGTGCCGTGGCTGTCGTTCGTGGACCTGCGCGAGCTCATCACCGGCGCCACCTGGATGGGCGGCGTGTACTCGCGCCCGCTGGACGTGCCGGCGCTGCTGTCGCGCGCGGAGGCGTTCGGCCTGGAGCGCGCCCTCTACACGTCGCTGGCCATCGTGGCGCGGCTGTTCCCGGAGGCGGAGGCGCAGGCCACCGCCGCCTTCCCGCCGCTGCGCCGCGCGACGCGTGAGCTGCTGGACAGGGGGGTGGTGGGTCCGGTGAGCACCCCCGGACGTTCGTCCGCCCTGCGGGGCGTGGACAGACTGCGGCGCCTCCTCACAGGGCGATAA
- a CDS encoding nucleotidyltransferase domain-containing protein, producing MTSAAALLTLLQAWPEAPSLAGPLDAGACDALVKAAVRHGLAGFVEHALAKAGWTLTPDAGVLLSREARMSAARGMRVRSLLSRSLTALAAVGVTPVLLKGYGLARRLYPEPLQRATNDVDLLVPRARVLCAVHALEGMGLTTQAGDVDQDDAHHVELTGPGGMVELHYRALAGYGQALEGDALVARAEDATLDGHPVRYLGAEDEAVYLSLHASNHLLQRLAWLLDLKLLARAHPKLDWDRVVTRAQRTGLPHLAWYAWDAAHRLLDAPVPPWVLKALAPPRWQRALATRLFSGPRLVGAELARSKPAWVAAKLALAPRARPMVRYALRRLRGLRPPVAAGTESGAPRPVRSPAGRR from the coding sequence ATGACCTCCGCTGCGGCCCTGCTGACGCTGCTCCAGGCCTGGCCGGAAGCGCCGTCCCTCGCTGGCCCCCTGGACGCGGGCGCCTGCGACGCGCTGGTGAAGGCCGCCGTGCGCCACGGGCTCGCGGGCTTCGTCGAACACGCGCTCGCGAAGGCGGGCTGGACGCTGACGCCGGACGCCGGGGTGCTGCTCTCCCGCGAGGCCCGTATGAGCGCGGCGCGGGGCATGCGCGTGCGCTCGCTGCTGTCGCGGAGCCTGACGGCGCTGGCGGCGGTGGGCGTGACGCCGGTGCTGCTCAAGGGCTATGGGCTGGCGCGCAGGCTCTACCCGGAGCCGTTGCAGCGCGCGACGAACGACGTGGACCTGCTGGTGCCGCGCGCCCGGGTGCTGTGCGCCGTGCACGCGCTGGAGGGGATGGGGCTCACCACCCAGGCCGGCGACGTGGACCAGGACGACGCGCACCACGTGGAGCTCACCGGGCCCGGCGGCATGGTGGAGCTGCACTACCGCGCGCTCGCGGGCTACGGCCAGGCGCTGGAGGGCGACGCGCTGGTGGCGCGGGCCGAGGACGCGACGCTGGACGGCCACCCCGTGCGCTACCTGGGCGCGGAGGACGAGGCCGTGTACCTGTCCCTGCACGCGAGCAACCACCTGCTGCAGCGGCTGGCGTGGCTGCTGGACTTGAAGCTGCTGGCGCGGGCGCACCCGAAGCTCGACTGGGACCGGGTGGTGACGCGCGCGCAACGCACGGGGCTGCCCCACCTGGCGTGGTACGCGTGGGACGCCGCGCACCGGCTCCTGGACGCGCCGGTGCCGCCGTGGGTGCTCAAGGCGCTGGCGCCGCCCCGGTGGCAGCGCGCGCTGGCGACGCGGCTGTTCTCCGGGCCCCGGCTGGTGGGGGCGGAGCTGGCGCGCAGCAAGCCGGCATGGGTTGCCGCGAAGCTGGCCCTGGCCCCCCGGGCCCGGCCCATGGTGCGGTATGCGCTGCGGCGGCTGCGGGGGCTCCGGCCGCCTGTCGCCGCGGGAACGGAATCAGGGGCGCCAAGGCCCGTCCGCTCGCCTGCCGGAAGACGGTGA
- a CDS encoding MraY family glycosyltransferase, with the protein MITLFVAFLVSLLVALVLTWRVRERALAWGWLDQANSSRKVHVRPIPRLGGIGIVGGFFAPLCALFIVDSGVGDQFLAQTELIVGLFVGGAIIAGLGFYDDLKGAGAKLKFSVQFAVALGLYALGFRIEVLANPFGAELTLGLLSLPLTVLWVVGVINALNLIDGLDGLAGGVAFFGVGTHFLLALMRGDVLLCLLMVALAGAILGFLVFNFNPASIFMGDTGSMFLGFVLAAVSIKTSSKSGTAVALLVPVMALGLPIMDTLLAMVRRSLLGRPLFSADKEHIHHRLMSRLLLSHRTTVLVLYALCTLFMLTALGLHFANSMQSALLLSGIGVVIMVLMRKLGYLDMRHMNAVQQTRQRNQELRSLVRSVTAAVRAAGSFQEVWGAVRPLSQGLGLSMLELRLRRPHDDVGGGVVFESQQPDAGAATALEVRLDVKEAEALFGALRLVWRDGRSAIDRDEELALEVVADAVAERVAQLVALEAAAPERIIALRR; encoded by the coding sequence ATGATCACCCTCTTCGTCGCCTTCCTCGTGTCGCTCCTCGTGGCCCTGGTGCTCACGTGGCGCGTGCGCGAGCGCGCGCTGGCGTGGGGCTGGTTGGACCAGGCGAACTCCAGCCGCAAGGTGCACGTGCGGCCCATTCCGCGGCTGGGCGGCATCGGCATCGTGGGGGGCTTCTTCGCGCCGCTGTGCGCCCTGTTCATCGTGGACTCGGGCGTGGGGGATCAGTTCCTCGCGCAGACGGAACTCATCGTCGGCCTCTTCGTGGGCGGCGCCATCATCGCGGGGCTGGGCTTCTATGACGACCTCAAGGGCGCGGGCGCGAAGCTGAAGTTCTCCGTGCAGTTCGCGGTGGCGCTGGGCCTGTACGCGCTGGGCTTCCGCATCGAGGTGCTGGCCAACCCCTTCGGCGCGGAGCTGACGCTGGGGCTGCTCAGCCTGCCGTTGACGGTGCTGTGGGTGGTGGGCGTCATCAACGCGCTCAACCTCATCGACGGGTTGGACGGGCTGGCGGGCGGCGTCGCGTTCTTCGGCGTGGGCACCCACTTCCTGCTCGCGCTGATGCGCGGGGACGTGCTGCTGTGCCTGCTGATGGTGGCGCTCGCGGGCGCCATCCTCGGGTTCCTCGTCTTCAACTTCAACCCGGCCTCCATCTTCATGGGGGACACGGGCAGCATGTTCCTGGGCTTCGTGCTCGCGGCGGTGTCCATCAAGACGTCGTCGAAGAGCGGCACCGCGGTGGCGCTGCTCGTGCCGGTGATGGCGCTGGGGCTGCCCATCATGGACACGCTGCTGGCCATGGTGCGCCGCTCGCTCCTGGGCAGACCCCTGTTCAGCGCGGACAAGGAGCACATCCACCACCGGCTGATGAGCCGCCTGCTCCTGTCCCACCGCACCACCGTGCTGGTGCTCTACGCGCTGTGCACGCTGTTCATGCTCACCGCGCTGGGGCTGCACTTCGCCAACAGCATGCAGAGCGCGCTGCTGCTCAGCGGCATCGGCGTGGTCATCATGGTGCTGATGCGCAAGCTGGGCTACCTGGACATGCGCCACATGAACGCAGTCCAGCAGACGCGCCAGCGCAACCAGGAGCTGCGCTCGCTGGTGCGCTCCGTCACCGCCGCGGTGCGCGCGGCCGGTTCGTTCCAGGAGGTGTGGGGCGCCGTCCGACCGCTGTCCCAGGGCCTGGGCCTGTCCATGCTGGAGCTGCGCCTGCGCCGCCCGCATGACGACGTGGGCGGAGGCGTCGTCTTCGAGTCCCAGCAGCCGGACGCCGGCGCCGCGACCGCGCTGGAGGTGCGCCTGGACGTGAAGGAGGCGGAAGCCCTGTTCGGCGCCCTGCGCCTGGTGTGGCGCGACGGCCGGTCCGCCATCGACCGCGACGAGGAGCTGGCGCTGGAGGTCGTCGCGGACGCGGTGGCGGAGCGGGTGGCGCAGCTGGTGGCGCTGGAGGCCGCGGCGCCCGAGCGCATCATCGCGCTGCGGCGGTGA
- a CDS encoding glycosyltransferase family 4 protein, whose product MRVLLAIHHPLSQDQGAPGVTLALGRALQARGCTVDFYSYGDAFPGVEHFTALHNLRFPWILSAHLARAARRHDVLDVTTGDAWPWARLGRPGALRRHALVTRSHGLEHSFSRRIRADARAGRMRLSWRYPLYNGGFRLWEVEQTLRLADHTVLLNEGDAAFAREQLRIPAGKLSVIGHGLDTAFHGLALPAPREEGPLRLAMVGSFLKAKGVDEVIAAVTRLHAQGLSFTLSLYGTGTPEPEVRAAFPASLQPLLHVVPRYANATLPGLLAREEVLLFASRTEGYGMALVEAMASGLVPVSTPVGAAPSVVHPGRTGFLVPIGDVDALVAAVRELAAEPARRYALRRAAQAEVQGLTWPDIAARTLALYEEVLRVRADSR is encoded by the coding sequence ATGCGCGTGCTCCTCGCCATCCATCACCCGCTGTCACAGGACCAGGGCGCGCCCGGCGTGACGCTCGCGCTGGGCCGCGCGCTCCAGGCCCGGGGCTGCACCGTGGACTTCTACAGCTACGGCGACGCGTTCCCCGGCGTGGAGCACTTCACCGCGCTCCACAACCTGCGCTTCCCGTGGATCCTCTCCGCGCACCTCGCCCGCGCCGCGCGCCGACATGACGTGCTGGACGTCACCACCGGAGACGCGTGGCCCTGGGCGCGCCTGGGCCGCCCCGGTGCCCTCCGCCGGCACGCGCTGGTGACGCGCAGCCACGGCCTGGAGCACTCCTTCTCACGGCGGATCCGCGCCGACGCGCGCGCGGGCCGGATGCGCCTGAGCTGGAGATACCCGCTCTACAACGGCGGCTTCCGCCTCTGGGAGGTGGAGCAGACGCTGCGCCTGGCGGACCACACCGTGCTCCTCAACGAAGGCGACGCTGCCTTCGCGCGCGAACAGCTGCGCATCCCCGCGGGCAAGCTGAGCGTCATCGGCCACGGACTCGACACCGCCTTCCACGGGCTGGCCCTCCCGGCGCCGCGCGAGGAGGGCCCGCTGCGCCTCGCGATGGTGGGCTCCTTCCTCAAGGCCAAGGGCGTCGATGAAGTCATCGCCGCGGTGACCCGGCTGCACGCCCAGGGGCTCTCCTTCACCCTGAGCCTCTACGGCACCGGCACCCCCGAGCCCGAGGTCCGCGCCGCCTTCCCCGCGTCCCTGCAGCCCCTGCTCCACGTGGTCCCGCGCTACGCGAACGCGACGCTGCCCGGCCTGCTCGCGCGCGAGGAGGTGCTCCTCTTCGCCAGCCGCACGGAGGGCTACGGCATGGCGCTGGTGGAGGCCATGGCCTCCGGGCTCGTGCCCGTCTCCACCCCGGTGGGCGCGGCGCCCTCCGTCGTGCACCCCGGCCGCACGGGTTTCCTCGTCCCCATCGGCGACGTGGACGCGCTGGTGGCCGCGGTGCGCGAGCTGGCGGCGGAGCCGGCCCGGCGGTACGCGCTGCGCCGCGCGGCCCAGGCGGAGGTCCAGGGACTCACCTGGCCCGACATCGCCGCCCGCACCCTTGCGCTTTACGAAGAAGTCCTGCGTGTCAGGGCAGACAGCAGGTAG